The following DNA comes from Streptomyces sp. NBC_00690.
CAGCAGACAGGCGCTGCGGCCATCCAGTGCCCGACCCATGTTCCGGGCCAGCTCCGGCGTGCCATAGAGGGCGTACGGGGCCACACGGACGGGTCCGCCGAGCTCGGCCGTCATGTAGTGGACGGCCGGCAGTTCGTCGACGAGCGTGGAGACGGCGGTGGCGTGGACGGCATGCGTGTGGACGACGGCCCCGGCCTTGGATGTACGGTAAACCTCCAGGTGGAGGGGGAGTTCACTGGTCGGCTTGAGGTCGCCGGCGACCTGTCGGCCCGCCAGGTCGACGACCACGGGCTCCTTCGTCGACAGACGTTCGTAGGGCACTCCGCTGGGGGTCACTACGACGAGGTCGCCGACCCGCGCCGACACATTGCCGGACGTGCCCACCACCAAGCCCTCGGCAGCCGTTCTCCGGGCGGTGGTCACAACATCCCGCCACGCCTGTTCGATGGACTCTTTGGACATGTGTTCGGCCATGGATCGATCCTGTCAGGCATGGCCGGAAGGCAACAGACCGTCCCGTGATGCAGATCACCTTAAAGGGCGTAAATGCCATCTTGCGGACACCGGTGCCATGGTGGGCCCGGGAGCACGACCACGCAGACGGCCCGAAGAGATCACTCAGGGCACAAGCGGAATCGCGAACCTCACTTGGGGACATCACGAATCTCGCCTCAGTTCACCTTCCGTTCACCCAGGTTATCTACGTTCGCGATGTCACTGACGTCCATAGATTGCCTGGGTAAATGGAACACATCACGCTGCTGCTCGCGATTGTGATCGTGACGGCTCTCGTGTTCGATTTCACGAACGGTTTCCACGACACGGCCAATGCGATGGCGACGACCATCTCGACCGGCGCGATGAAGCCCAAGGCCGCGGTCGCCATGTCCGCGGTGCTCAACCTCGTCGGCGCGTTTCTTTCGGTGGAGGTCGCCAAAACGATCTCCAGCGGCATCGTCAACGAGTCAGGCATCACCCCCGAAGTGATCTTCGCGGCGCTCGTCGGCGCCATCCTCTGGAATCTGTTGACCTGGCTCATCGGTCTGCCGTCCAGCTCCTCGCACGCCCTCATGGGCGGTCTGATCGGTGCGACCATCGCGTCGGTCGGTGTCAGCGGAGTCAACGGCGGCACCGTGGTCACCAAGGTGCTCATCCCTGCGATCGCAGCCCCGCTGGTCGCCGGTTTCGCCGCCTACCTCGCGTCCCGGCTGACGTACCGCCTCGGCCGGAACACCGACCCGAAGTCCACCGCCAAGGGCTACCGCGCCGGCCAGATAGCCTCGGCCGGCCTCGTGTCCCTGGCCCACGGCACCAATGACGCCCAGAAGACCATGGGTGTCATCACCCTCGCGCTCGTCGCCGGTGGAGTGCTCGTCCCCGGCTCCAACCCCCCCATGTGGGTCATCGCCTCCGCGGGCATCGCCATCGCCCTCGGCACCTACCTCGGTGGCTGGCGCATCATCCGCACCATGGGCAAGGGCCTGACCGACCTCCAGCCGCAGCAGGGCTTCGCCGCCCAGACCAGTGCGGCCAGCGTCATCCTCGCCTCGTCGAACCTCGGCTTCTCCCTCTCCACCACCCACTCGTGCTCCGGCGCGGTGATGGGTGCCGGTCTGGGCCGCAAGGGCGGGGTGGTCCGCTGGTCGACCGCCACCCGGATGTTCGTGGCCTGGGGTCTGACCCTGCCGGCCGCCGGTCTGGTGGCCGCCGGTTCCGAGTACGTGACCAAGCAGGGCGACTGGGGCGTGGCGGTGGTCGCCACCTTCCTGGTCGCCTCGTCCGCCGCCATCTGGTTCATCTCCCGCCGCCAGGTCGTCGACCACACCAACGTCAACGACACGTCCGAGGAAGGCGAGCCCGCGGGCGTGGTCACCACGGCCATCGCGGCCGTCACCCCGCCGCCTGCCGGCACGGCGATGAACAACTCCCTGGACGACCTCAAGACGACCATCCCGGCCCGCAATGCCGCGACCCCCGAAGCCGGCCCCGCCAGCCCGGCCGCGGTGTAAGGACTGAAGACCATGAAAATCGACTGGGTAGCCCTCGGCTCCGTCTTCGGCGTGAGTCTCGTCGCCACCATTGCGCTGGTGGGCCTGTTCACCCTGGGCATCATCGGTCTGAGCAAGCAGGGGGCTGCGACCGCCTCCGGCACCGGCTCGGTTGCCCTTCCCCGGATAGGCGCCTACACCTGCTTCGCCCTCTGCACCGCGGCCATCAGCTACGGGATCTATCTGATCGTCACCTGAGGCCGCACCTCACCGCACAGCAGTCGTTTCACAGCCGGGCCGTCGATCTCTCGGGATCTGCGGTCCGGCTTCTGCGTGCCCTGAGGGTCCCTCGGGAAGCAGGGGCGATGTGTGGCTCGGCACACTGCACCGTCGCAGGTCAACGGCAGGTTGACGGCTGTTCTCGGGGCGTGGTGGACTGCCGGGGCCAACAACGACAGCAGCAGAGGAAGCCGGTGCGAATCCGGCGCGGTCCCGCCACTGTGACCGGGGAGATCCTCCCCGGGAGCCAGGAACTCTCGCGTCGATCACGTCGAACCAGGGCGCGGACACCCTGAGTGAGGACATATCGCCATGCCCGGCTACGGTCCAGCCCCTGCCCTGATCGACGGCACCCACTTGCTGCGCGGTGCACCCCCGGCGACCGCGGCCCGGCAGGGAGCACGGATGTCCCATGGGCCGGCACCAAGGGCCCTCCGAGGCGGAACACCGGTCTGAACCCATGCGTACCGATCGTGTCTTCGCGTACGGGGCGGCTGCCGGACTCCTGGCTGATCTACTGCTCGGCGACCCGCGCCGAGGGCATCCCGTCGCCCTCTTCGGACGGGCCGCCGGCGCCGTCGAGAAGGCCCTGTGGCGTGACCACCGCGGCTGGGGAGCCCTGTACACGACGCTCTGCGTCGGTGGGGCCACCGCGACCGCCGCCCTGGCGTCCCATGCCACCCGTCGCAGTCCGCTGCTCCGCATCGCACTGACCGCGACCGCCACCTGGACCGTGGTCGGAGGGACATCACTGGGCCGGGAAGCGCGTGCCGTCGGTGCCGCGCTCGCGGCCGGTGACATCGAGCGGGCCCGGGCCCGGCTGCCACATCTGTGCGGACGTGACCCCCAGTACCTGGACGAGCAGCAGATCGCCCGGGCGGTCGTCGAGTCCGTCGCCGAGAACACCTCGGACGCGGTCGTGGGGGCCCTGGTGTGGGGCGCGGTCGCGGGCGTGCCCGGACTGGTCGCGTTCCGCGCGGTGAACACCCTGGACGCGATGGTGGGGCACCGGTCGCCCCGGCACCGACGGTTCGGCTGGGCCTCGGCCCGGCTCGACGATGTCGCCGGCTGGCCCGGAGCACGGCTGACGGCCGCTCTCGCCGCTGTCACGGGCGAGAGCGCCCCCCGGGCGCTCGCGGCCTGGCGGGCCGACGCCCATCGGCACCCCAGCCCCAACGCGGGACCCGTAGAAGCCGCGTTCGCCGGTGCGCTGGGAGTACAACTCGGCGGAACGCTCTCCTACGCCGGACGGATCGAGCACCGACCGGTCCTGCACTCGGCGGGCCGGCAGGTGGAGTTGGCCGACATCGAGCGTGCGGTACGGCTGTCACGACGGGTCGGAGTGTTGGCGCTCGGTGTGGGCGTGATGGCGCACTCGCTGTTCCAACGGGCGGCGACACCGCGGCGCGGGCGACGAGAAGACGGGGAGACCTGATGACGAGCCGAGGGCGCGGCGGTGGCCTGCTGATCGCCGGCACCACGTCGGACGCGGGCAAGAGTGTGGTCACGGCGGGCATCTGCCGCT
Coding sequences within:
- a CDS encoding class II aldolase/adducin family protein, whose protein sequence is MAEHMSKESIEQAWRDVVTTARRTAAEGLVVGTSGNVSARVGDLVVVTPSGVPYERLSTKEPVVVDLAGRQVAGDLKPTSELPLHLEVYRTSKAGAVVHTHAVHATAVSTLVDELPAVHYMTAELGGPVRVAPYALYGTPELARNMGRALDGRSACLLRNHGTIAHADSLDRAYDRTAQLEWMCQVWLAASSVPGLRPSLLSSVELDEVAAQLRGYGQRS
- a CDS encoding inorganic phosphate transporter, which translates into the protein MEHITLLLAIVIVTALVFDFTNGFHDTANAMATTISTGAMKPKAAVAMSAVLNLVGAFLSVEVAKTISSGIVNESGITPEVIFAALVGAILWNLLTWLIGLPSSSSHALMGGLIGATIASVGVSGVNGGTVVTKVLIPAIAAPLVAGFAAYLASRLTYRLGRNTDPKSTAKGYRAGQIASAGLVSLAHGTNDAQKTMGVITLALVAGGVLVPGSNPPMWVIASAGIAIALGTYLGGWRIIRTMGKGLTDLQPQQGFAAQTSAASVILASSNLGFSLSTTHSCSGAVMGAGLGRKGGVVRWSTATRMFVAWGLTLPAAGLVAAGSEYVTKQGDWGVAVVATFLVASSAAIWFISRRQVVDHTNVNDTSEEGEPAGVVTTAIAAVTPPPAGTAMNNSLDDLKTTIPARNAATPEAGPASPAAV
- a CDS encoding cobalamin biosynthesis protein, with the translated sequence MRTDRVFAYGAAAGLLADLLLGDPRRGHPVALFGRAAGAVEKALWRDHRGWGALYTTLCVGGATATAALASHATRRSPLLRIALTATATWTVVGGTSLGREARAVGAALAAGDIERARARLPHLCGRDPQYLDEQQIARAVVESVAENTSDAVVGALVWGAVAGVPGLVAFRAVNTLDAMVGHRSPRHRRFGWASARLDDVAGWPGARLTAALAAVTGESAPRALAAWRADAHRHPSPNAGPVEAAFAGALGVQLGGTLSYAGRIEHRPVLHSAGRQVELADIERAVRLSRRVGVLALGVGVMAHSLFQRAATPRRGRREDGET